In Paenibacillus sp. BIC5C1, a genomic segment contains:
- a CDS encoding AraC family transcriptional regulator has protein sequence MENLEVFSDLSERLNYNLPDLPLYVRKGSLNQFDNFAAAAHWHSDVEFIYILEGSMEYSVNGQIVSIEQGNGIFVNSHRLHFGFSHTHCNCSFIVVVIHPSLIGEGSFIRDYWEEKFGPNMDDFVLLAEQISWQHEILLTIQSIYAEMHNNFAPNPFRLTSEALSLCAGIGDHLQPKVGDIDDVQLWTNIQKMTRFIHQNYEQKITLEDIASSGAVCRSRCCTLFHKYVGQTPNNYLTRYRLHKSCEMLRETKRSVSEIALACGFQSVSYFSSLFRKHIGLVPLAYRKSGINGYK, from the coding sequence ATGGAAAATTTAGAGGTATTTTCTGATTTATCGGAACGATTGAATTATAATTTACCTGATCTACCCTTGTATGTCCGAAAGGGAAGCTTGAATCAATTTGATAATTTTGCAGCTGCCGCCCATTGGCATTCGGATGTAGAGTTCATTTATATTCTGGAAGGCTCGATGGAGTATTCTGTTAACGGACAGATCGTTAGTATAGAACAAGGAAATGGGATTTTTGTGAATAGCCATCGTTTGCATTTTGGTTTTTCTCACACTCATTGTAATTGTTCATTTATTGTTGTAGTGATCCATCCCTCTCTCATCGGGGAAGGTTCGTTCATACGAGATTACTGGGAAGAAAAGTTTGGTCCAAACATGGATGATTTTGTATTACTAGCAGAGCAGATCTCCTGGCAGCACGAGATATTGTTAACCATTCAATCGATCTATGCTGAAATGCACAATAACTTTGCTCCAAATCCGTTCCGCTTAACTTCAGAGGCTCTATCTTTATGCGCTGGTATTGGGGATCACTTGCAACCGAAGGTGGGAGATATCGACGATGTGCAATTATGGACGAATATTCAGAAAATGACTCGATTCATTCATCAAAACTACGAGCAAAAAATAACTCTTGAAGACATTGCATCCTCAGGAGCCGTTTGTCGAAGCCGCTGCTGTACTTTATTTCATAAATACGTGGGTCAAACTCCCAACAATTATCTAACTCGATACCGCCTTCATAAAAGTTGTGAGATGTTGAGAGAAACCAAAAGATCTGTAAGTGAAATCGCACTTGCCTGCGGCTTTCAAAGTGTGAGCTACTTCTCCTCCCTTTTTCGCAAGCACATAGGACTAGTTCCGCTAGCATATCGAAAAAGCGGCATAAATGGATACAAGTAA
- a CDS encoding NupC/NupG family nucleoside CNT transporter: MHYLISVVGLVIVLLLAWLASNNKQKIKYRPIIIMIVIQLGLGLIILKTSIGEFLIKGFADSFSKLLGYANEGTNFVFGGIANEGAHTFFLFVLMPIVFMSALIGILQHYKILPFIIKYIGLVLSKVNGMGKLESYNAVAAAIVGQNEVFISVKNQLGLLPKHRLYTLCASAMSTVSMSIVGSYMTMLEPKYVVAALILNLFGGFIIASIINPYEVTAEEDIVEVQEEGKQTFFEMLGEYIMDGFKVAIVVGVMLVGFVGIIALINGVFSGIFGISFQGVLGYVFAPIAFMIGVPWHEAVHAGSIMATKLVANEFVAMLDFVKIQDGLSGRTTAIVSVFLISFANFGSIGTIVGAVKGLNEKQGNIVARFGLKLLYGATLVSVLSAIIIGIIF; encoded by the coding sequence ATGCATTATCTAATTTCTGTTGTTGGTCTGGTTATTGTTCTATTATTGGCCTGGCTTGCGAGTAATAATAAGCAGAAAATCAAATATCGTCCAATCATCATAATGATTGTTATTCAGTTAGGTTTGGGATTGATTATACTAAAAACGAGTATAGGCGAATTCTTAATTAAAGGGTTTGCGGATAGTTTTTCGAAATTACTTGGATATGCCAACGAAGGAACAAACTTTGTTTTTGGTGGCATTGCCAATGAAGGAGCTCATACCTTTTTCCTGTTTGTGTTGATGCCAATTGTTTTTATGTCAGCATTAATAGGGATTCTGCAACATTACAAAATACTGCCGTTTATTATCAAGTATATCGGTTTGGTGCTAAGTAAAGTAAACGGCATGGGGAAATTGGAATCTTATAATGCGGTTGCAGCCGCAATTGTAGGACAAAATGAAGTGTTTATATCTGTGAAAAATCAGCTGGGATTATTACCAAAACATCGCTTGTATACATTATGTGCATCTGCAATGTCCACGGTATCCATGTCCATTGTTGGTTCATATATGACGATGCTGGAACCTAAATATGTAGTAGCTGCATTAATATTAAACCTGTTCGGCGGCTTTATCATTGCATCCATCATTAATCCGTATGAAGTTACAGCTGAAGAAGATATTGTTGAAGTTCAGGAAGAGGGCAAACAAACGTTTTTTGAAATGCTGGGCGAGTATATTATGGATGGCTTTAAAGTAGCCATAGTGGTTGGGGTAATGTTAGTTGGTTTTGTTGGAATTATTGCTTTAATTAACGGAGTTTTCAGCGGCATATTTGGTATTTCGTTTCAAGGAGTTCTAGGATATGTTTTTGCACCAATTGCCTTTATGATCGGTGTTCCATGGCATGAAGCGGTTCATGCGGGAAGTATCATGGCCACGAAGCTAGTTGCAAATGAATTTGTTGCCATGCTTGACTTTGTTAAGATTCAAGACGGTTTAAGTGGGCGCACTACAGCCATTGTTTCCGTTTTTCTAATCTCATTTGCTAACTTTGGATCCATTGGTACGATCGTGGGTGCAGTAAAAGGTTTGAATGAAAAACAGGGGAATATTGTTGCCCGCTTTGGATTGAAGCTGTTATATGGGGCTACACTTGTAAGCGTTTTATCCGCTATAATTATCGGTATAATATTTTAG
- a CDS encoding helix-turn-helix domain-containing protein produces the protein MSKPIITEYCSFHEKGSIFPPHWHEQLMILYIEKGKMILQAGNQQITGEQSSILIVNPNVIHSGENINSELAYYLFKIDLLLLLGNQPDLQQSIYTDLLLKNRFLFEEKITEDEFILGSIQKMIQEYEGKKEGFELVLRGLTYQILTDLIRSYTKKIPEQSEIDIQYRKLCQIKSAIKHMEKHISEKITLNDLSKVSHLSPVHFSRVFKTVSGFSPMDFLNQMRVQKAAQLLITTDKTIIEIALEVGFNDGNYFSRIFKKLKMKLLAILDANF, from the coding sequence ATTTCAAAACCTATTATTACGGAATACTGTTCTTTTCATGAAAAGGGTAGTATTTTCCCTCCTCATTGGCATGAACAACTTATGATTTTATATATTGAAAAAGGAAAGATGATTCTCCAGGCTGGTAATCAACAGATAACAGGAGAGCAAAGTTCAATTTTAATTGTGAACCCTAATGTAATTCACTCAGGGGAAAATATAAATTCGGAATTAGCATATTATTTATTCAAAATTGACCTTTTATTGCTTTTAGGAAACCAGCCTGATTTACAACAATCCATATACACTGATCTGCTCTTAAAGAATCGATTTCTGTTTGAGGAGAAGATTACGGAGGATGAATTTATCCTTGGCAGTATACAGAAAATGATTCAAGAGTATGAAGGGAAGAAGGAAGGATTTGAACTTGTTTTAAGGGGATTAACCTATCAAATATTGACTGATCTTATTCGATCTTATACGAAGAAAATACCAGAGCAATCAGAAATAGACATCCAATATAGAAAACTATGTCAAATTAAGTCAGCTATTAAACATATGGAGAAGCATATTTCCGAAAAAATTACATTAAATGATCTTTCAAAGGTTTCTCATTTAAGTCCAGTCCATTTTTCAAGAGTTTTTAAAACGGTGTCAGGCTTCTCGCCGATGGATTTTCTAAATCAGATGCGTGTTCAAAAAGCAGCACAGCTTTTGATAACCACGGATAAAACGATTATTGAAATCGCATTGGAAGTAGGTTTTAATGACGGTAACTATTTTAGTAGAATCTTTAAAAAATTAAAAATGAAACTCCTAGCAATTTTAGATGCAAATTTCTAA
- a CDS encoding MATE family efflux transporter, translating into MTRDFNKELITLVIPIALQNLISATVISADVVMLGMISQSTMSAVSLAGQITFALTLFYMGMATGAGILTAQYWGKKDVQTIQRILSTACLFSISISILFFLVSFLYPETLMRFFTNDSELIRYGSIFLKMNSFSYLAMGISQMYLSVIRSMENAKLSAWISSLCLILNILFNALCIFVLFPDRPEMAIMAVALATVLARFMELGCCVIYSATRGSIRFRFPIWDGIQRNLLKDFLKYTMPVQGNYIVWGGALTATAAIIGHVSADMVAANSVASVVKNLTIVLCGGIASGGSILVGKYLGKG; encoded by the coding sequence ATGACGCGAGATTTTAACAAGGAATTAATCACGCTTGTCATTCCCATTGCATTACAAAATCTAATCTCAGCCACGGTCATATCAGCTGATGTAGTTATGTTGGGAATGATAAGCCAATCTACAATGTCGGCCGTATCACTAGCGGGACAAATCACTTTTGCATTAACATTGTTTTACATGGGAATGGCTACGGGAGCAGGGATTTTGACTGCACAATATTGGGGGAAGAAAGATGTACAAACCATACAGCGTATTCTCAGCACGGCCTGCTTGTTCTCAATTAGTATCTCTATTTTGTTTTTTTTAGTATCTTTTTTATACCCAGAAACGTTAATGCGTTTTTTTACAAATGATAGTGAATTAATTCGTTATGGTTCAATATTTCTAAAGATGAATTCGTTTTCTTATCTTGCAATGGGTATTTCTCAAATGTATCTCAGCGTGATTAGAAGTATGGAAAATGCAAAACTAAGCGCTTGGATTAGTTCACTATGTTTAATTTTAAACATTTTGTTTAATGCGTTATGCATCTTTGTCCTTTTCCCGGACAGACCTGAAATGGCAATCATGGCGGTAGCTCTCGCTACAGTTCTTGCTCGGTTTATGGAGTTGGGCTGCTGTGTTATTTATTCTGCGACGAGAGGGTCGATTCGTTTTCGTTTTCCCATATGGGATGGTATTCAGCGCAATCTCTTAAAGGATTTCCTGAAATACACCATGCCTGTACAAGGCAATTATATTGTATGGGGAGGGGCACTAACTGCGACTGCCGCAATTATTGGACATGTAAGTGCTGATATGGTTGCAGCGAATTCTGTTGCATCCGTGGTTAAGAATTTAACCATTGTCCTGTGTGGAGGTATTGCTAGTGGAGGATCAATATTGGTTGGGAAATATCTAGGTAAAGGGTAG
- a CDS encoding cache domain-containing protein, translated as MSYIKTFTSLHSRTPRGIVITDLDDNHLSRFFSPTKRLQRQKFLIIDEKGAILFDSVGNEWTGDVLPSPQLLAKRNLYNEGVEKLSIYDQEHLITFVRMDSLPWTIISLTPMDALVEPVMEMNRLLLVIIIVYLLVSIYAAFSIC; from the coding sequence TTGTCTTATATCAAGACGTTCACAAGTCTGCACAGTAGGACACCCCGCGGCATTGTGATAACGGATCTGGATGACAATCACCTAAGCCGATTCTTTTCACCTACCAAACGACTGCAAAGGCAAAAATTTCTGATCATTGATGAAAAAGGGGCTATTCTTTTTGATTCGGTCGGGAACGAATGGACTGGTGATGTTTTACCTTCTCCACAACTGCTAGCCAAGCGCAATCTGTATAACGAAGGCGTTGAGAAATTGTCGATTTATGATCAAGAGCATTTGATCACTTTCGTCCGGATGGACAGCCTCCCCTGGACGATTATCAGTCTGACTCCGATGGATGCCCTAGTGGAGCCTGTTATGGAGATGAATCGGTTGCTTCTTGTCATTATTATTGTCTATTTACTTGTATCCATTTATGCCGCTTTTTCGATATGCTAG
- a CDS encoding NUDIX hydrolase, producing MAFPTHIVSAGGIVEDGNGNILLVKAHDDGWVYPGGITEVGENLIDGVIREIKEESGIDAEVNHLINVVSNTAIHKWYDGVTDVPTKVMFDFVCKAVGGELATSDETSECRWVPKENVLDWITLPAIRMRYEAYLNFSGSVNYMEYVTGTMSECDVKVQRRV from the coding sequence ATGGCTTTTCCGACACATATTGTCTCAGCAGGTGGGATTGTAGAAGATGGGAATGGGAATATTCTATTAGTAAAAGCCCATGACGATGGTTGGGTGTATCCTGGTGGTATAACTGAAGTTGGAGAAAATCTGATTGATGGCGTGATTCGTGAAATTAAAGAGGAAAGCGGAATAGATGCGGAGGTGAACCATTTAATTAATGTTGTTTCGAATACAGCGATACATAAATGGTATGACGGTGTAACTGATGTTCCTACAAAAGTTATGTTTGATTTTGTGTGCAAAGCTGTAGGTGGAGAGTTAGCTACTTCTGATGAAACGAGCGAATGTAGGTGGGTTCCCAAGGAGAATGTTCTGGATTGGATTACATTACCCGCCATCCGCATGCGTTATGAAGCTTATTTGAACTTTAGTGGTTCTGTGAATTATATGGAATACGTCACTGGGACGATGTCAGAATGTGATGTCAAGGTTCAAAGGCGTGTGTAA
- the deoD gene encoding purine-nucleoside phosphorylase: MSRHLGAKKGDIADIVLLPGDPLRAKFVAEHFLDEVNCYNEVRGMYGYTGLYKGIRVSVQGTGMGNPSMSIYATELIVDYEVKKLIRIGTCGAMQKEINIRDIIIAQSVSSDSNMTDKIFHGCNYAPTADFSLLMKAYQQAQAKQVNVFVGNIYNSDEFYRESLDPLHKFMDFGVLGVEMESTALYTLAAKYGVKALSILTVGSQLLTQEYLTHQESEQSFYEMVEIALNTGIES, encoded by the coding sequence ATGAGTAGGCATTTAGGCGCAAAAAAAGGAGACATAGCGGACATCGTTTTGCTTCCAGGAGATCCTTTACGTGCAAAATTTGTAGCAGAACACTTCTTGGATGAGGTCAATTGTTATAACGAAGTAAGAGGCATGTATGGGTACACCGGATTATACAAGGGCATACGGGTATCCGTTCAGGGAACAGGGATGGGAAATCCATCGATGAGCATCTATGCAACGGAATTGATCGTCGATTATGAAGTGAAGAAATTGATTCGTATCGGTACTTGTGGCGCGATGCAGAAAGAAATTAATATTCGCGATATTATAATAGCCCAATCCGTGTCTTCAGATAGTAATATGACGGATAAGATCTTCCATGGCTGCAATTATGCACCTACAGCAGATTTCTCATTGTTAATGAAAGCGTATCAACAAGCACAAGCTAAACAAGTAAATGTTTTTGTTGGCAACATCTATAACTCCGATGAATTCTACCGTGAGAGCTTAGATCCACTTCACAAGTTTATGGATTTTGGTGTATTAGGGGTAGAAATGGAAAGCACAGCCTTATATACGTTAGCCGCTAAATATGGAGTGAAAGCTCTATCCATTTTGACAGTAGGCAGTCAACTGTTAACACAGGAATATTTAACTCATCAAGAAAGTGAACAATCTTTTTATGAAATGGTAGAAATCGCTCTTAACACAGGCATTGAAAGCTAA
- a CDS encoding helix-turn-helix domain-containing protein, with protein MDKGFTLASQLLTLLDTEQRWFTLAEVEKSLGISDKTIRKMVEEISKQLPPTVTIEVSRGKGIVLQRDGRSETISEVISSMFRQTVFYRLMNVLFTNVNRLSVEELAGVMFMSTSSLKKLIVQLNNNDLKAYKLRITYSTPMIKGNEMNIRYFYWKLYCDAHEFTGWPFVNVDYAYINQLITNIENEKNIVYFINSKRRLSFLLAIVVERVAQGKCVKIDESAYPWDKGMFHLPVKSLVKRLEEKFSINFPISEICFMQSQVSLSQYHYYEGSEITPMKEVELHKDKEEYQMGNLLLELLANVYPNLEKEERFILEIYAFFDKLLIDNAIPEWMIISQSNLTAYVQKECQQLYQELQTCMQTWSKAYPAVMYNNFHLTKLTLIVRSSLRYKQKRAFLVIGEEFSIRHYIADLIKKEIGDQLIINTSIMKGLSDEMMQQHQIDFVISNIPVALQTVPVVIISTIPSKRDLDNIRKELLL; from the coding sequence ATGGATAAGGGATTTACATTAGCTAGTCAACTATTAACGCTGCTTGATACGGAACAAAGATGGTTTACCTTAGCTGAAGTTGAAAAAAGTTTAGGTATCTCCGATAAAACCATACGTAAGATGGTTGAGGAAATCAGTAAGCAATTACCTCCTACCGTAACTATAGAAGTTTCTAGAGGAAAGGGAATCGTTCTTCAGCGAGATGGACGAAGTGAGACGATAAGTGAAGTGATTTCTTCGATGTTCAGACAAACCGTCTTTTATCGACTGATGAATGTATTGTTCACGAATGTGAACCGACTGTCTGTGGAGGAGCTTGCCGGGGTCATGTTTATGAGTACCTCGTCTTTGAAGAAACTGATTGTGCAATTAAATAATAATGATCTAAAAGCGTATAAGTTACGCATTACGTATTCAACCCCCATGATCAAAGGAAATGAAATGAATATTCGATATTTCTATTGGAAGTTATATTGTGATGCGCATGAATTCACAGGATGGCCCTTTGTGAACGTCGATTATGCTTATATCAATCAGTTAATCACGAATATAGAGAATGAGAAAAACATTGTATATTTTATTAATTCCAAAAGGAGATTATCCTTTTTGTTGGCCATTGTTGTGGAAAGAGTCGCTCAAGGGAAATGCGTAAAGATCGACGAAAGTGCTTACCCCTGGGATAAGGGGATGTTTCATTTACCCGTGAAGTCTCTTGTAAAGCGTCTAGAAGAGAAGTTTTCCATAAATTTTCCCATTAGTGAAATTTGTTTTATGCAATCCCAGGTTAGCCTCAGCCAATATCACTACTATGAAGGATCGGAAATTACACCGATGAAAGAAGTCGAGTTGCATAAAGACAAAGAAGAATATCAAATGGGTAATCTGCTGCTAGAACTACTGGCCAACGTATACCCCAACTTGGAGAAGGAAGAACGATTTATATTGGAGATATACGCATTCTTTGACAAATTATTAATCGATAATGCAATTCCTGAATGGATGATAATTTCACAAAGTAATTTAACAGCATATGTTCAAAAGGAATGCCAGCAGCTCTATCAAGAACTGCAAACCTGCATGCAAACGTGGAGTAAAGCTTATCCTGCCGTCATGTACAATAATTTTCATCTAACCAAGTTAACCTTAATTGTTCGTTCCAGTTTACGTTATAAACAAAAAAGGGCCTTCTTGGTAATTGGAGAAGAATTCTCAATTCGTCATTACATAGCGGATTTGATCAAGAAGGAAATTGGGGATCAGCTGATCATTAATACTTCCATAATGAAAGGACTCTCCGATGAAATGATGCAGCAGCATCAGATTGATTTTGTCATTAGTAATATCCCGGTTGCCTTACAGACCGTGCCTGTTGTTATTATCTCTACGATCCCGTCCAAGAGAGATCTAGACAATATTCGCAAAGAGTTGCTTTTATAA
- a CDS encoding SDR family oxidoreductase codes for MKIFVTGATGFVGSAIVQELIRAGHEVLGLARSEAAAQSLIGIGAQIHRGDMEDLDSLRSGVSTADAVIHTAFNHDFSKFKENCEKDKRAIDAMSSVLAGSDRPLIITSALAVLPKGKRVTEDTLPMFGPNANPRIASEEAAVVAMEKEVNVSIVRLPPSVHGNGDRAFIPTLIDLARNKGVSAFIGEGINCWPAVHRLDAAQLFRLVLENETTGVYHAVAEEAVAFKEIAAVIGERLNVPIKSIAREEANNHFTWFTHFAEMDLASSSEKTKEKLGWKPKQHGLLNDIDSLNYFKL; via the coding sequence ATGAAGATTTTTGTTACGGGAGCAACCGGGTTTGTAGGTTCTGCTATTGTTCAAGAATTAATTCGTGCGGGTCATGAGGTGCTTGGGCTTGCTCGATCAGAAGCAGCTGCTCAATCTCTTATCGGAATAGGTGCACAAATTCATAGAGGCGATATGGAAGACCTAGATAGTTTGCGCAGTGGAGTATCGACGGCTGATGCAGTTATTCATACTGCATTTAATCACGATTTCTCAAAATTCAAAGAGAACTGTGAGAAGGATAAGAGGGCTATTGATGCTATGAGCTCTGTTTTAGCTGGTTCAGACCGTCCGCTTATTATTACATCTGCCCTGGCAGTTCTTCCAAAGGGGAAACGCGTAACCGAAGATACGTTGCCAATGTTCGGGCCAAATGCCAATCCTCGTATCGCTTCAGAAGAGGCAGCAGTGGTAGCGATGGAGAAAGAGGTTAACGTTTCTATAGTTCGGCTTCCGCCTTCCGTACATGGAAATGGTGATCGTGCTTTTATTCCAACACTAATTGATTTAGCTCGTAATAAAGGTGTTTCGGCTTTTATTGGAGAAGGAATTAATTGTTGGCCGGCGGTACACAGGCTTGATGCTGCTCAACTATTTAGGCTGGTTCTGGAGAACGAAACAACAGGAGTATATCACGCAGTTGCAGAGGAGGCTGTAGCTTTTAAAGAAATAGCTGCTGTGATAGGGGAAAGACTTAACGTTCCTATTAAAAGCATAGCTCGCGAGGAAGCTAACAACCACTTCACGTGGTTCACTCATTTTGCTGAAATGGATCTAGCTTCCTCAAGTGAAAAAACGAAAGAAAAGTTAGGATGGAAACCCAAACAGCATGGGCTTCTTAATGATATAGATAGCCTGAACTATTTTAAATTATAA
- a CDS encoding purine/pyrimidine permease, with amino-acid sequence MKGILSGLQWMMFMIAGAIAAPIAIADLYNLTPMETSGLIQSTLITLGIAGFLQGVIGHKFPIHEGPAGLWWSIFTIYASLVGVLYTSNIAALQALSGGMISSGVLFILISAFKLMDKIARLFTPTVTFIYLLLLIFQLSGSFMKGMMGITSSHTLLDVNVFLLSVIVICITFGLGNSRFVLLRQFSVIISILIGCLLFVICDKMPMISPADTLFKLPQLFPFGRPRFDSGTITTAFLLTLLLITNALASIRLMETVLKQKKLDHSRYLRAGFTSGITHFIGGSFGAIGSVPISGAAGYVEQTGMREQKSFLIGCILVISVSLFPPIMNVISGIPAPIGYAVTFVIFVKMVGLSLMELKKVLHEERTFVVSGVSLLVGVGLMFIPTSATSHLSPIVIAILNNGLICGSLLAIILEQALMWKDANR; translated from the coding sequence ATGAAGGGAATACTGTCTGGATTGCAGTGGATGATGTTTATGATTGCAGGTGCAATCGCTGCGCCAATTGCTATCGCAGATTTATATAACCTAACACCTATGGAGACTTCTGGGCTCATCCAGAGCACACTGATTACTCTAGGAATAGCTGGATTTTTACAAGGTGTCATCGGCCACAAATTCCCTATTCATGAAGGTCCAGCCGGGTTATGGTGGAGCATTTTTACCATTTACGCGAGTTTAGTAGGGGTATTATATACATCAAATATTGCTGCTCTGCAAGCTTTAAGTGGCGGAATGATCTCTAGTGGAGTTTTATTTATCCTCATTTCAGCTTTTAAGCTAATGGATAAAATCGCTCGTCTATTTACGCCAACGGTCACTTTTATATATTTGCTCTTATTGATCTTTCAATTAAGCGGTTCTTTTATGAAAGGTATGATGGGGATCACGTCAAGCCACACCTTGTTAGATGTTAACGTGTTCTTGCTGAGCGTGATTGTGATTTGCATTACCTTTGGGTTAGGGAACAGTCGCTTTGTTTTGCTGCGCCAATTTTCAGTAATAATCAGTATATTGATAGGCTGCTTATTGTTTGTCATATGCGACAAGATGCCGATGATTTCACCGGCGGATACACTATTTAAGCTGCCCCAATTATTCCCTTTTGGAAGACCGAGATTTGATAGTGGGACAATCACGACTGCCTTTCTATTAACACTATTATTAATAACCAATGCGCTTGCATCCATTCGGTTGATGGAGACCGTTCTGAAACAAAAGAAATTGGATCATAGCCGGTATTTGCGTGCTGGATTTACTTCTGGCATTACACATTTTATTGGTGGCAGTTTCGGAGCAATTGGCTCAGTGCCTATTTCGGGAGCAGCGGGATATGTGGAACAAACAGGGATGAGGGAACAGAAATCGTTTTTAATTGGATGCATCTTAGTCATCTCTGTATCCTTATTTCCGCCAATAATGAACGTAATATCCGGTATTCCAGCGCCTATAGGCTATGCCGTTACATTCGTCATCTTTGTGAAAATGGTTGGATTATCGCTGATGGAATTGAAGAAGGTTCTTCACGAAGAACGAACTTTTGTTGTTAGCGGAGTTTCTCTTTTAGTGGGTGTGGGTTTAATGTTTATTCCTACATCCGCTACGAGCCATTTATCTCCGATTGTAATAGCCATTTTGAATAATGGGTTAATTTGCGGAAGTCTATTGGCGATTATTTTGGAACAAGCGTTAATGTGGAAAGATGCAAATCGATAG
- a CDS encoding nitroreductase family protein, producing the protein MSVSQPSLTMEQQLFFDVIGERRSVRSYDPEIRISREELTEVLRQATLAPSAANLQPSRFLVIDSPELKQKLLPIAFNQQQVVEASAVIAVLGDLECYKLAEKIYGMTVDAGYMPAKTAKSFVERYTGMYSSLPPEAIREKVYTDGGLVSMQLMLVARAKGYDTVSMGGYDKQKFMEAFRISERYVPIMLIAIGKAAKPGHPTVRLAVDDVAFFNEMPKEDLDEITCER; encoded by the coding sequence ATGTCAGTTTCACAACCATCACTAACGATGGAACAACAACTTTTTTTTGATGTTATTGGAGAACGTCGGTCGGTTCGTAGTTATGATCCAGAGATCAGGATTTCGAGGGAGGAATTGACTGAAGTATTGCGGCAAGCTACGCTGGCTCCTTCAGCTGCTAACCTGCAGCCGTCGCGTTTTCTCGTAATCGACTCGCCGGAGCTTAAGCAGAAACTACTTCCGATTGCATTCAATCAACAGCAAGTGGTTGAGGCTTCGGCTGTTATTGCGGTACTTGGAGATTTAGAATGTTATAAATTGGCCGAAAAAATATACGGAATGACGGTCGATGCGGGTTACATGCCTGCAAAGACGGCTAAATCGTTCGTGGAACGCTATACCGGGATGTATTCGAGCCTGCCGCCCGAGGCCATCCGCGAAAAAGTGTATACCGACGGCGGGCTAGTATCGATGCAACTCATGCTTGTCGCCCGGGCTAAAGGCTACGACACAGTATCGATGGGCGGCTACGATAAACAAAAGTTCATGGAAGCTTTTCGTATATCCGAACGCTACGTTCCGATTATGCTGATTGCCATCGGCAAGGCGGCCAAGCCGGGTCATCCGACGGTAAGGTTGGCAGTCGATGATGTAGCTTTTTTTAACGAAATGCCTAAGGAAGATCTCGATGAAATAACGTGTGAGCGTTGA
- a CDS encoding DapH/DapD/GlmU-related protein, producing the protein MNITERMASRQLFTDHDANYPQEASDLARARQRGKALCYEINRLHPDDIDMRKALMEQLFGSIGENVWMEPPIRMSYGSNTTVGNNVYINFNLTVVDDYKVTIGNDVMFGPNVTIAVTNHPVHPEKRKEGGMFALPVVIEDGAWIGSCAVIVPGVTIGAGSVIGAGSVVTKDIPSNVIAVDNPCRVLREITDHDREYYYKNMRFDQVEW; encoded by the coding sequence ATGAATATTACAGAACGAATGGCAAGCCGACAATTATTTACTGATCACGATGCGAATTATCCTCAGGAAGCTTCTGATCTGGCTCGGGCTCGTCAACGAGGAAAGGCACTATGTTATGAGATCAATCGCTTACATCCCGATGATATTGACATGCGCAAGGCTCTGATGGAACAACTTTTCGGTAGTATTGGTGAAAATGTTTGGATGGAACCTCCTATTCGGATGTCTTATGGATCAAACACTACAGTAGGTAACAATGTCTATATCAACTTTAATTTAACTGTTGTTGATGACTATAAAGTTACGATTGGAAACGATGTCATGTTTGGTCCAAATGTGACGATTGCTGTAACCAATCATCCAGTGCACCCTGAAAAACGCAAAGAAGGTGGAATGTTCGCTCTACCGGTAGTCATCGAGGATGGCGCATGGATTGGTAGCTGCGCTGTGATTGTGCCAGGGGTTACTATTGGTGCGGGTAGTGTGATCGGTGCAGGAAGTGTGGTGACCAAGGATATTCCTAGTAATGTTATCGCTGTGGATAATCCATGCAGGGTCCTTCGTGAAATCACCGATCATGACAGAGAGTATTACTACAAAAACATGCGTTTCGACCAAGTCGAATGGTAA